The following proteins are encoded in a genomic region of Pseudomonadota bacterium:
- a CDS encoding transposase: REPPARLWQYYIQLTEIEQAFKELKSDLSIRPIYHQKDRRIEAHIFVAFMAYCLQGTLKHRLRALAPGLTPRAVLEKFAAMQMVDVHLPTTDGRYLILPRYTQPDPDQRLLLSQMRLLLPQQSPPKITSNAALVA; this comes from the coding sequence AGAGAACCTCCCGCTCGCTTGTGGCAGTACTACATCCAACTGACCGAGATCGAGCAGGCCTTCAAAGAGCTCAAGAGCGATTTGTCCATCCGCCCGATCTATCACCAGAAGGACCGCCGTATCGAAGCGCACATCTTCGTCGCTTTCATGGCGTATTGCCTTCAGGGAACCCTCAAACACCGGCTACGCGCACTGGCGCCGGGATTAACCCCGAGAGCGGTACTGGAAAAGTTTGCGGCCATGCAGATGGTCGATGTTCATCTACCCACCACCGATGGGCGCTACCTCATCCTACCTCGCTACACACAACCCGACCCTGATCAGCGTCTCCTCTTGTCTCAGATGAGATTGCTACTACCTCAACAGTCACCCCCCAAGATCACCTCCAACGCCGCCCTCGTGGCCTAA